One part of the Anopheles merus strain MAF chromosome 3L, AmerM5.1, whole genome shotgun sequence genome encodes these proteins:
- the LOC121600125 gene encoding ER membrane protein complex subunit 10, translating to MNLLMKLIFLASVWLSSTFIYVKANSLEYDGWLNIALFHALDIDDPSKFTLRGNVTVTNRNTGLVSVAQEPLSLQDRNKLKRLAQENRLYRLEAHVTDSEGVTKFLTSSKACALAKSQLTDVLWVSLDHTGTVTAVTQSVNNGNLNECADLSNSDVDVLDEFNTDVYVKHTEPAPIPDTASFIQKMEREREARERGETKDNRSFFAKYWMYLVPVVILLLISATNPEAGQQR from the exons ATGAATTTGTTAATGAAATTAATCTTCCTTGCCTCCGTTTGGCTTTCGAGCACCTTTATTTACGTGAAAGCG AATTCCCTCGAGTACGATGGATGGCTAAACATTGCACTGTTCCACGCGCTGGATATCGACGATCCCAGCAAATTTACCCTGCGAGGCAACGTTACGGTCACAAACCGTAACACCGGACTGGTCTCGGTAGCGCAGGAACCGCTCTCCCTGCAAGACCGAAACAAGCTGAAGCGATTGGCCCAGGAGAACCGGCTGTACCGTCTCGAGGCACATGTGACGGATTCCGAGGGAGTCACCAAGTTCCTTACGTCCTCCAAAGCG TGCGCACTGGCAAAATCGCAGCTCACCGACGTGCTATGGGTTTCGCTGGACCATACGGGCACGGTCACCGCCGTCACGCAATCGGTCAACAATGGCAACCTGAACGAGTGTGCCGACCTGTCCAACAGCGACGTGGACGTGCTGGACGAGTTTAACACGGATGTGTATGTGAAGCATACGGAGCCGGCACCGATTCCCGACACGGCCAGCTTCATCCAGAAGATGGAGCGCGAACGGGAGGCCCGGGAGCGGGGCGAAACCAAAGACAACCGTAGCTTCTTTGCGAAATAT TGGATGTATCTTGTGCCAGTGGTGATTTTGCTGCTCATTTCCGCCACCAATCCGGAAGCAGGACAGCAGCGCTAA
- the LOC121599680 gene encoding uncharacterized protein LOC121599680, which produces MSTNSGGGSVGSGAHFPASAAVSNYHDIYVQQQPSGAGGHEELDSINSIAPVPPPPVSQPTVIVAGLQSSQTRGGGGPPSSSSLYFPTAPPPVPYSELGEPSGNVGRRGEPPSYDEAVDVEAPPPSYDSLFGRVREARKSSRGVLDFLVNIVILVLGTLGCTIALGITIVIPVCMIVFGSIYLYDCPQGEYIPVYLLVGGGFGVLKQLLHLSTRVRSREEQELERLRQTPTQTLINCFMLGWFIIGSFWIYQIYEPNYDPALGKYCNKSLYLFTFWLITSVYMMLFVVTIVLCSVSIISLCFHRQT; this is translated from the exons ATGTCCACCAACAGTGGCGGCGGAAGCGTTGGCAGCGGGGCACACTTCCCCGCGAGTGCAGCCGTATCGAACTACCACGACATCTACGTTCAACAG CAACCTAGCGGCGCCGGTGGCCACGAAGAGCTGGACAGCATAAACAGCATCGCCCCGGTACCACCACCGCCCGTTTCGCAACCCACAGTGATAGTGGCGGGTCTACAGTCGTCACAGACgaggggtggtggtggccctCCGAGCAGCAGTTCGCTCTACTTCCCGACCGCCCCCCCGCCCGTCCCGTACAGTGAGCTGGGCGAACCGAGCGGCAACGTGGGGCGGCGCGGCGAACCGCCCAGCTACGACGAGGCGGTCGACGTGGAGGCGCCCCCACCGTCCTACGATTCGCTGTTCGGGCGGGTGCGCGAGGCACGCAAATCTTCCCGCGGCGTGTTGGATTTTTTAGTCAACATTGTTATTCTGGTGCTTGGCACGC TTGGATGCACCATCGCGCTCGGCATCACGATCGTCATACCGGTGTGCATGATCGTGTTCGGTTCCATCTACCTGTACGACTGCCCGCAGGGTGAGTACATCCCGGTGTACCTGCTGGTCGGCGGTGGGTTCGGCGTGCTGAAGCAGCTGCTCCATCTGTCCACGCGCGTCCGCAGCCGGGAGGAGCAGGAGCTGGAGCGGCTGCGGCAAACGCCAACGCAAACGCTCATCAACTGCTTCATGCTCGGGTGGTTCATCATCGGTTCGTTCTGGATCTATCAGATTTACGAGCCGAACTACGACCCGGCGCTCGGCAAGTACTGCAACAAATCCCTGTACCTGTTCACCTTCTGGCTGATCACCTCCGTCTACATGATGCTGTTCGTCGTCACGATCGTGCTGTGCAGCGTTAGCATCATAAGCCTTTGCTTTCACCGGCAAACCTAg
- the LOC121600124 gene encoding growth arrest and DNA damage-inducible proteins-interacting protein 1, which yields MFPVKMLPFRRFPTTTVSQCFTLVRSFTGGITQYAKKAEQLESEEPATEELPVTFVDDDAESMEAREARIATLRNKSRLLPQHRNMLHGVLPYEQSQSWIHETVKYKRMMLGRYGIDGSKVDPRVCFPTKKEAYERAEYERVAFPFSLKQMMDANESERKARKAQIEAREAEVSRKLEKLDQWTADLNARIAKKEAEARAAKERKDRLVEEVRRHFGFKVDPRDERFQEMLAQKEREDRKKVKEAKRKEKEEKMMEKLQKKTAQLEADIEVPSGEKKKQ from the exons ATGTTTCCAGTGAAAATGCTTCCTTTTCGGCGTTTTCCAACCACAACCGTCAGCCAGTGCTTTACCCTCGTCCGGTCCTTCACAGGCGGCATCACACAATATGCCAAAAAGGCCGAACAGCTGGAGAGCGAAGAACCGGCGACAGAAGAGCTGCCGGTAACCTTCGTGGACGATGATGCCGAATCGATGGAAGCGCGCGAAGCCCGGATAGCGACACTGCGGAACAAATCCCGACTGCTGCCCCAGCACCGGAACATGCTGCACGGTGTGCTGCCGTACGAACAGTCCCAGTCCTGGATACACGAAACGGTCAAGTACAAGCGCATGATGCTGGGCCGGTACGGCATCGATGGAAGCAAGGTGGATCCAC GAGTTTGCTTCCCGACGAAAAAGGAAGCGTACGAGAGAGCGGAATACGAGCGTGTTGCATTTCCCTTCAGCCTGAAGCAAATGATGGATGCAAACGAGTCGGAACGGAAGGCGCGCAAGGCGCAGATAGAGGCCCGCGAGGCGGAAGTCTCCCGGAAGCTAGAAAAGCTGGACCAGTGGACGGCGGATCTGAATGCGCGCATCGCCAAGAAGGAGGCGGAAGCGCGGGCCGCCAAGGAGCGAAAGGATCGGCTGGTGGAGGAGGTGCGCAGACACTTTGGCTTTAAGGTGGATCCGCGCGACGAGCGGTTCCAGGAGATGTTGGCCCAGAAGGAGCGCGAAGATCGCAAGAAGGTGAAGGAGGCgaagcgaaaggaaaaggagGAGAAAATGATGGAAAAGCTGCAGAAAAAGACGGCTCAGCTCGAGGCGGACATTGAGGTGCCGAGCGgcgagaagaagaaacaataa
- the LOC121599026 gene encoding tetraspanin-9-like, producing MCFYYFLLSFLAVVVLGVGSVLGYAFRERIALGLQDQMYESLDQYGRRRLTTVSWDMTQEDLQCCGVEDFRDWNERIPDSCCMDDYGARKRPCQQLQTSLTIYRTGCYEAITQTLVRNGLMLGGAALLLLLAIVPATVMAYYMLTTI from the exons ATGTGCTTTTAT TACTTTCTGCTATCGTTCctagcggtggtggtgctgggcGTTGGCTCGGTGCTGGGGTATGCGTTTCGCGAGCGCATTGCACTCGGCCTGCAGGACCAAATGTACGAGAGTTTGGACCAGTACGGACGGCGCCGCCTGACGACCGTGTCCTGGGACATGACGCAGGAGGATCTGCAGTGCTGCGGCGTGGAGGATTTTCGCGACTGGAACGAGCGCATACCGGACTCGTGCTGTATGGATGATTACGGAGCGCGGAAGCGTCCTTGCCAGCAGCTGCAAACTTCGCTAACAATCTACCGGACGGGTTGCTATGAGGCGATCACGCAAACGTTGGTGCGCAATGGATTGATGCTGGGTGGCGCGgcgctgctactactgctggcGATCGTACCGGCTACGGTTATGGCATACTACATGTTGACTACTATCTGA